In a genomic window of Papilio machaon chromosome 4, ilPapMach1.1, whole genome shotgun sequence:
- the LOC106718387 gene encoding kynurenine 3-monooxygenase: MATYQNGRKNKPLDIVIVGGGLVGSLEALYLAKRGHRVRLYEYREDIRNTPTARGRSINLALSVRGRKALRGVGLEQEMVQEHGIPMVGRYIHRLDGSTYIIPYDSRTNQCIYSVGRNFLNSLLLKESEKYKNVEKYFNHKLINTNLQKGFLTFQKTQTNETVEVNADLIIGSDGAYSAVRKAMMKEPLFDYSQKYIEHGYMELCIPPGDDGEFQMPSQYLHIWPRGNFMLIALPNQDRTWTVTLFMPFAKFNEIDTDEKLLNFFGKYFSDAIPLIGKKKLIEDFFSGSALPLVSVKCRPYHVKDKALLIGDAAHAVVPFYGQGMNCGFEDCTILDELFKKHNDNLKNILNEFSATRWVDVFAISDLAMYNYVEVRLI; this comes from the exons ATGGCAACGTATCAAAATGGACGTAAGAATAAACCCTTAGATATAGTTATCGTGGGAGGAGGTTtg GTCGGATCACTGGAAGCTTTGTATTTGGCCAAGAGGGGTCATCGTGTACGCCTCTACGAGTATCGTGAAG ACATACGGAATACACCAACTGCTAGAGGGAGATCTATTAACTTGGCTTTATCAGTCCGCGGGAGGAAGGCCTTGAGAGGTGTTGGTTTAGAGCAGGAAATGGTACAAGAACATGGCATTCCAATGGTCGGACGGTATATACACAGGCTTGATGGATCCACGTATATCATACCTTATGATTCAAGGACTAATCAG tgTATTTATTCCGTCGGCCGAAACTTTTTAAACTCTCTACTATTAAAAG AATCagagaaatacaaaaatgttgagaaatattttaatcacaaATTGATAAATACAAATCTTCAAAAGGGTTTTCTAACATTTCAAAA AACACAGACTAATGAAACAGTAGAAGTAAATGCAGATCTAATAATTGGCTCGGACGGTGCGTATTCTGCAGTTCGTAAAGCAATGATGAAGGAGCCATTATTTGATTATAGTCAAAAGTACATTGAACACGGTTACATGGAGTTATGTATACCACCCGGTGATGATGGCGAG TTTCAGATGCCTTCgcagtatttacatatttGGCCGAGGGGTAACTTCATGTTGATCGCTTTACCAAATCAAGATCGTACTTGGACTGTTACACTTTTCATGCCATTTGCTAAGTTCAATGAAATTGACACGGACGAGAagcttttgaatttctttggaAAATATTTCTCTGATGCAATTCCTTTAATCGGGAAGAAGAAATTAATAGAGGACTTCTTTTCTGGATCGGCTTTACCTTTAGTTTCTGTTAAg TGTCGACCGTATCATGTTAAAGACAAAGCTCTTCTGATTGGCGATGCGGCTCATGCTGTTGTACCGTTCTATGGGCAAGGAATGAACTGTGGATTTGAGGATTGTACGATTCTAGAcgaactatttaaaaaacacaatgatAACCTTAAAAATATCCTTAACGAATTCTCCGCTACAAGATGGGTCGATGTGTTTGCTATAAGTGATTTAGCTATGTATAATTATGTAGAGGTAAGATTAATATAG
- the LOC123723617 gene encoding uncharacterized protein LOC123723617: protein MKCKTCNRKHHTLLHKKFDPNTEADSSAPLTSANKEPPQNESKAEPHISTHFAKNVHSQVLLATAVVKARSRNGYFQVLRALLDQGSQASFITESAVQLLKLKKIAVKTTISGLGGGHSDLTSKYMVQVNIQSLIDPNFNFQIEAYVLSRVTSILPERKFTLVDWTELHSVELADPNFNKPSKIDILLGSEAYTKILKEGLIKDPRGKIMAQDTYLGWIVSGEVEDEGQPHHKLTISMHAKVETDQILKRFWELEAEPTNSESSILSPEEQACEDYFAATTRRDENGRYIVKLPFRSSKTPYNTKEIALKRLYSLERKLSKNSELKSQYTSVINDYLSQGHMEEITNEIEKNKIGAVYLPHHGVIRENKSTTKLRVVFDASAKGSDGVSLNDTLMVGPPLQADLRHTVMRWRLHPICLVADIIKMYRQVKVAGDHVDYQRILWREDVHSNVKEYRLLRVTFGISSAPYLAVKALQQTARDEGESYPYAASRIMTDFYMDDLMTGCQTEEEAVKIYHEFNELLNKTGFTLQKWTSNREELLKQIELDTGRNLEIKEDETTRILGLTWNRNSDEFHYTVNLPFSTSSSSASETKRSVISEISRLYDPLGWIAPCIITAKIFIQKLWISGLDWDDELSAELLAEWQFYRCELQKLNELRIPRWLQRKNNDQTVELHGFSDASSVAYAAVVYMRVIDSEGQINCNLVTAKTKVAPIKQVSIPRLELCGAVLVKKLLLEVARVLNVQKSDLHAWTDSTVVLAWLSDHPSRWKTFVANRTSEILTALDSTQWHYVDTKNNPADIASRGTTPTSLLNDSLWKHGPPWLLADTIAYCRPKAIMTKLEQRSVKVHAAEVTDNSIELIWSRFSSFRKLTRTLAYCSRFLNLKVTKALRTRLPPYLTASEIADTTHRCLMLCQIVWFETEIEAIRAGKNVSKNSGLISLNPYLDDRGLMRVGGRIQNSQLDDNMKHPIIVPYQSHLTKLLISDAHQRVLHGGPQLTLNFLRSKYWIVRGKQLIKTHIHNCVPCIRHAAVTRNQLMGQLPSCRVTPSKPFLHSGVDYAGPVQMRTAKGRGHKSYKGYICLFVCMATRAVHIEAVSDLTSEGFLSAFKRFVARRGHCSHLYSDNGTNFVGASKELKAMFHNECASLPREIAALLANNGTEWHFIPPHSPNFGGLWEAGIKSTKHHLRRVIGDSTLTFEELSTVLSQIEACLNSRPLSQNSANSTDPNPLTPGHFLVGQPLVIAPDYNYEHTTVSSLRRWQLTQRMIQAFWKRWSQEYLTMFFQRHKWAKRIRDPKAGDIVLVKEDNLPPAKWLYGRVIEVHPGKDNLVRVVTLQWTTVRFEKRRNNDKVVAWWRAPGFWSCRLGPLEALVSAVALAELSRDVSWGAPEGMKRCTLIKDFGHRTEHIIT, encoded by the exons atgaaatgtaaaacttGTAACAGGAAGCATCACACTCTTTTGCACAAAAAATTCGATCCTAATACGGAGGCGGACTCTTCCGCACCCCTCACCAGTGCTAATAAGGAGCCACCACAGAACGAGTCCAAGGCTGAACCTCATATTTCAACCCATTTCGCGAAAAATGTACATAGTCAGGTTTTACTAGCTACCGCCGTTGTTAAGGCTAGGTCGAGAAATGGGTATTTTCAAGTTTTGAGAGCCTTATTAGACCAAGGCTCTCAAGCTTCCTTTATAACAGAATCTGCAGTTCAGttattgaagttaaaaaaaatagccgttAAAACTACTATTTCAGGATTGGGGGGAGGTCATAGCGACCTGACTTCAAAATACATGGTTCAAGTTAACATTCAATCTTTAATTGATCCTAACTtcaattttcaaatagaaGCTTATGTGCTGAGTAGGGTAACTTCTATTTTACCAGAAAGGAAGTTTACATTGGTGGATTGGACAGAACTTCATAGTGTTGAGTTGGCTGatccaaatttcaataagcccagcaaaattgatattttgctAGGTTCAGAAGCctatactaaaattttaaaagaaggcTTAATTAAGGACCCTAGAGGTAAAATAATGGCTCAAGATACTTACCTTGGTTGGATAGTATCAGGAGAAGTCGAGGATGAAGGGCAGCCGCATCATAAGTTAACTATTAGCATGCATGCAAAGGTCGAAACAGATCAAATCCTAAAAAGATTTTGGGAGTTAGAGGCAGAGCCAACAAACTCTGAATCATCAATACTTAGTCCTGAAGAACAAGCATGCGAAGATTACTTCGCTGCCACAACGCGCAGGGATGAAAATGGACGCTACATTGTAAAGCTGCCATTTCGGTCAAGTAAGACTCCCTATAACACAAAGGAAATAGCATTAAAAAGGTTGTATAGTCTTGAACGGAAGCTATCTAAAAATAGTGAGCTTAAATCCCAATATACATCAgtaattaatgattatttatcTCAAGGTCATATGGAAGAAATTACcaatgaaatagaaaagaataaaattggcGCTGTTTACTTACCGCATCATGGTGTAATCCGCGAAAATAAGTCGACCACAAAATTAAGGGTGGTATTTGACGCGTCAGCTAAAGGATCCGATGGTGTTTCTTTGAACGACACTTTAATGGTTGGACCACCCTTACAAGCTGACTTACGCCATACTGTTATGCGATGGCGACTACACCCTATATGTCTAGTAGccgatataataaaaatgtatcggCAAGTGAAAGTGGCTGGTGATCACGTAGACTATCAAAGGATTTTATGGCGAGAAGACGTTCATTCTAACGTAAAGGAATATAGGCTTTTGAGAGTTACATTTGGAATATCTAGCGCACCTTACCTGGCAGTGAAGGCATTGCAGCAAACTGCTCGCGATGAAGGCGAATCATATCCATATGCTGCTAGTAGAATCATGACAGACTTTTATATGGATGATCTCATGACGGGTTGCCAGACTGAAGAAGAAGCTGTAAAAATCTATCACGAGTTTAAtgagcttttaaataaaaccggTTTCACTTTACAGAAATGGACAAGTAACCGAGAAGAACTACTTAAACAAATAGAACTAGATACTGGAAGAAATCTAGAAATAAAGGAAGATGAAACTACAAGAATTTTAGGACTTACCTGGAACCGTAATTCTGATGAATTCCATTACACTGTAAACTTACCTTTTTCAACATCGTCGTCATCTGCATCTGAAACTAAAAGAAGTGTCATATCAGAGATATCACGTTTATATGACCCATTAGGGTGGATCGCACCATGTATAATTACCGCAAAGATCTTCATCCAAAAACTATGGATCAGTGGTTTAGATTGGGATGACGAACTATCTGCAGAGCTTCTAGCTGAATGGCAGTTTTACCGTTGCGAGTTACAAAAACTCAATGAACTTAGGATTCCGAGATGGCtgcaaagaaaaaacaatgatCAAACGGTAGAATTACATGGTTTCTCTGATGCATCAAGTGTGGCGTACGCCGCGGTTGTTTACATGAGAGTTATCGATAGTGAAGGCCAAATAAACTGCAATCTGGTAACTGCAAAAACAAAGGTGGCTCCCATAAAACAGGTTTCAATACCAAGACTGGAGTTATGTGGAgcagttttagttaaaaaattactgttaGAAGTAGCTCGAGTTTTGAATGTTCAAAAATCAGACTTACATGCATGGACGGATTCAACAGTCGTGCTAGCATGGTTGAGCGATCATCCGAGTCGGTGGAAAACCTTCGTTGCAAATCGGACATCTGAAATCCTTACTGCCCTCGACTCCACTCAATGGCATTATGTggacacaaaaaataatcccGCAGATATTGCTTCGAGGGGAACAACACCCACATCTTTATTGAATGATTCGCTTTGGAAACACGGACCACCGTGGTTGCTAGCTGACACCATAGCATATTGCAGACCTAAAGCTATAATGACCAAACTGGAACAGAGATCTGTCAAGGTTCATGCAGCAGAGGTAACCGACAATTCGATCGAATTGATATGGTCCAGATTTTCATCTTTCCGTAAGTTAACCAGGACGTTAGCCTATTGCAGtcgatttttgaatttaaaggtGACTAAAGCATTACGGACACGGTTACCGCCTTACCTAACAGCTTCTGAAATTGCAGATACCACCCATCGCTGTCTCATGCTCTGTCAAATAGTGTGGTTTGAGACAGAAATAGAGGCAATACGAGCTGGTAAAAACGTTAGCAAAAACAGCGGTCTGATTTCTTTGAATCCTTATTTGGATGATAGGGGCCTCATGAGAGTGGGAGGAAGAATCCAAAATTCTCAGTTAGATGACAATATGAAGCACCCTATCATTGTTCCTTATCAGTCTCATTTGACGAAACTGCTCATATCGGACGCTCATCAACGCGTACTGCACGGCGGGCCACAATTGACATTAAATTTCCTTCGGTCAAAATATTGGATTGTGCGAGGTAAGCAGTTGATTAAAACTCATATCCACAACTGTGTACCATGTATTCGTCATGCAGCTGTAACAAGAAATCAACTGATGGGGCAGTTGCCGTCATGCAGGGTGACACCTAGTAAACCTTTTCTTCATTCAGGCGTCGATTATGCGGGTCCAGTTCAAATGAGAACAGCTAAGGGTCGCGGCCATAAGTCCTACAAAGGATATATATGTCTTTTTGTTTGCATGGCAACTCGTGCTGTGCACATCGAAGCGGTCTCTGACTTGACATCTGAAGGCTTTCTTTCAGCCTTTAAACGTTTTGTTGCCAGACGTGGTCACTGCAGTCATCTTTACAGTGACAACGGCACCAACTTCGTTGGAGCTTCAAAGGAGCTTAAGGCAATGTTTCACAATGAATGTGCTTCTCTTCCTCGAGAAATAGCGGCTTTATTGGCCAATAATGGAACAGAATGGCATTTCATCCCGCCTCACTCTCCTAACTTCGGAGGTCTGTGGGAAGCTGGgataaaaagtacaaaacatCACCTTAGACGAGTTATTGGTGATTCTACTTTGACTTTTGAGGAGTTGAGTACAGTTTTGTCACAAATTGAGGCATGTCTGAACTCAAGACCTCTGTCACAGAATAGTGCCAACTCGACAGATCCAAACCCTTTGACACCAGGACATTTCTTGGTCGGTCAGCCACTGGTGATAGCACCAGACTATAACTATGAGCATACGACAGTGAGTAGCTTGAGACGTTGGCAATTGACACAAAGAATGATCCAGGCTTTTTGGAAACGTTGGTCTCAGGAGTATTTAACTATGTTCTTTCAACGACATAAGTGGGCTAAACGTATCCGCGATCCAAAGGCTGGGGATATTGTGTTGGTAAAAGAAGACAATTTACCCCCTGCCAAATGGTTATATGGGAGAGTAATTGAAGTACACCCTGGTAAAGATAATTTAGTTCGCGTAGTTACCCTGCAAT GGACGACCGTTCGGTTTGAAAAACGACGCAACAATGACAAGGTGGTGGCTTGGTGGCGTGCTCCCGGATTTTGGAGTTGCAGGTTAGGTCCGCTAGAGGCGCTGGTGTCGGCAGTGGCGCTAGCGGAGCTGTCACGTGACGTGAGTTGGGGCGCACCGGAAGGAATGAAGCGATGTACTCTCATAAAGGACTTCGGACATCGAACGGAACacataataacttaa